The Hymenobacter sp. DG25A nucleotide sequence CCGAAAGGCAGCGGCCAGGCCGTTAGCTGCAGTGTATTGCTGCCAGTTGCTGAATTTTCCCGCACCGCCAATGGCAGGCCCAGAGTACCAATGCGCACGGGCACCCCGCTATAGTACGTTTGGCCGGCTTGTCCATAATTATTTGCTCCCCAGGTCCATAGCTTACCGTCTTGGCGCGTGGCCATGGCGTGGTTCATACCTGCCTGCACGCTTTGCCATGTGGCGTCAGAAGCCACCGCTTGGGGAATGGTAGAGTTGATGGTAGAGCCATTGCCAAGGGCTCCTTCTGCATTATAGCCCCAGGCCCATAGTTTTCCATCTTCGTCAATGGCTACTGTAAAGTTCGCTCCTGCACTTGCGACTTTCCAGGTCCGGCTGGCCGCTATCTGAATGGGTTTCCACGAATCGGTGGTGGTGCCGTTGCCCAGCTTGCCGTACTCATTGCTGCCCCAGGTCCAGAGGGTGCCATTCTGGGCAATGGCCACGGTATGATTTCCGCCGGTGCTGACTGATTGCCATTTGGTGCCCGGCTGCACCTGCTCCGGCGCCAGCCGCGTGCCCTGGTCGCCCATGCCCAACTGGCCTTTGGCATTATAGCCCCACATCCAAAGGGTACTGTCCTGGCGAATAGCGGCCGCGTAGTAGCCGGTTTGATAAGGCTCAAAGTAATCTATGAGGCTGGCGCTGATCTGCAGCCAGCGGGAGCCCGCAACCAGCTGCACCGGCTCCGACCGCGACTGGTTGGTGCCATCCCCCACAACAGGCTTGGTGTAGGTAGTTCCGCTGCTGCCGCCCCAGCCCCAGAGGGTGCTGTCCTGCTGAATGCCCCACGCACAAATCGGGCCCGCGGCTACGGTGCGCCAAGTGGTGCCGGCTACTACTGGCACAGCGACGTAGGTGTCAGTTTTGCTATCGTAGGAGTCCCGGGCGTAGCGGCCGGGGACGGTGCCCCAGGCCCACAGGCTACCGTCGTGCCGGATGCTTAGCAGGTAGTTTTTGCCCGTTACTACTTTATCCCATTGCTGCGTGCTTTCCAGCTTGGTTGGGGCTACGTACCATTTGCCGAAGTTGGGGCCAAAAGGCTGCGAAGCGCCCCAGCTCCATAAGTTGCCCTCGGTATCGATGGCCGCCGAAAACGCGCCGCTGCCACTATAGCTTTTCCAGGCTACCTCGGGCGCCACAGCGAGGGGCAAGGGCAGGGCTACAGTCTTGATAGTAGCTGTGCCCAAAGCCCCGGCGTAGTTATAGCCCCAGGTCCAGACGGAGCCGTCCTGCCGCACAGCCAAGTTGTGGTAGCTGGCGGCCGTGATGGTCTGCCAACTTGTGCCAGCTACTACTTCATTGGGAACGACGTTGTCGCGCGAGCCGATACCGAGGTTGCCGAAGCTGTTATAGCCGGTGCTCCACAGCGTGCCGTCGGTCTTGATCATGAGGCAGTGCTGGGCGCCGGCACTCACACTCTTCCATTTGGTGCCCGCCGGAAAGTTGTACGGCCGGAACTCGGTCGGCGACAGGTTCGGGGAAGTGGTTTTCAGTGGGCTTTGCTCTCCCCAGTTCCACAGCGTGCCGGCTTTGTCGATGGCTGCGACGTAGCCCATGCCGGCGCTTACGAAAGCCATATTGGAGGCTACTTTGGTGGGCGTTCTACGTTGCGTGGTGGAACCGTCGCCCAAGGCACCGGCGGTATTGTTGCCCCAGGTCCACACCGAACCATCGGCCCGGATGGCGGCTGAATGATAGTCGCCCGCACTCACGCATTGCCAGGTGGTACCGGGCAACAGCTGAACGGGAGCCGGGCGGGGGGTGGTGGTGCCGTCGCCCAGGGCGCCGTACCAGTTGTCGCCCCATGCCCACAGGGTGCCATCCTGCCGAATGGCCAGGGTATGGCCGGTACCGGCACTCACGCTTATCCATTTGGTGCCGGCAGCAATCTGCACGGGGGTGGTGCGGTTGGTAGTGGTGCCGTCACCTAATTGCCCGGCGCTATTTTTGCCCCAGGCCCACAGGGTGCCGTCCTGGCGAATGGCGAGTGTATAGTACTGCCCGGCTTCGGCACTCTTCCATTTAGTGCCGGAATCAATGCGAACAGGTGTGGCCTGGTCAGTGGTGGTGCCGTTGCCGAGCTGGCCATATGCATTGTTGCCCCAGGCCCAGAGGCTGCCATCGGTTTGAACAAGAAGCGAGTGAAACTGAGCCTGAAGGGGCGTTCCAGTTGTAAGAATAAGCAATAAGGCAAACCAGAAACTGACACAACGGGATAAACCAGGCATGTTATAATAGAAGAGTAGGGAGTAGCGGGTTAGATGACTAAAGGTACAGGGTTGCCGGCTGCATTTAGTCTGAGAATAGTGCTTTAACCCTGAGAATAATGTAAAAAGGCTTTTGGATCAACAGGAACTTTCACAACCACTCAGGAATTCGTTTCCGAACCTGTTTCCCGGGGGAGTAGGAGGTTTTAATGCCTTATTAAATTCTTGCCCCAATTTTGCTAAAAAGAAATCCGGCGGCCCTAACCCGCTGCTTAGCCCCCAGGCAGCAAATAGTGCAGTAGGTGGCTCTTTGTTTTGCCAATGGGTTTAGCTTAACGCCACGGATTTAGTACGTTCGTGGAAACCCACCGCCCTGTTTCAGAGTTATTCTAGGCTACCTTTTTCCATCGGATGAAATATCAGCTTACCTCGGAGTTTGAACCCACCGGCGACCAGCCACAGGCCATTGCCCAGCTGGTGCAGGGCATTAACAATGGCGAGCATGTACAGGTGCTGCTGGGGGCCACGGGCACCGGCAAAACGTTTACCATGGCCAACGTTATTGCCCAAACCGGCAAGCCGGCCCTGGTGCTCTGCCACAACAAAACCCTGGCCGCGCAGCTCTACGGCGAGTTCAAGACATTTTTCCCCAACAATGCCGTCGAGTATTACATCAGCTACTACGACTACTACCAGCCCGAAGCATACATTGCCAGCACCGATGTCTTCATCGAGAAAGACCTGGCTATTAACCAGGAAATTGAAAAGCTGCGGCTGCACTGCACCTCCTCGCTGCTGAGCGGGCGGCGCGACATCATTGTTATTGCCTCGGTATCGTGCATCTATGGCATCGGCAACCCCGAGGAGTTTGCCAAAAACGTCATCTATCTGGCGCCGGGTTTGCGCTACTCGCGCAACAACCTGCTCTACCAGTTTGTGCAGATTCTGTACTCCCGCACGGAGGCCGACTTCACGCGCGGCTCCTTCCGCGTGAAAGGAGATACCGTGGACGTATTCCCGGCCTACGCGGACTATGCCTACCGGATTTTCTTCTTCGGGGATGAAATCGAAAGCATTCAGAAGATAGACCCGCAGAGCGGCAAGAAGCTTTCCGATGAGAAGGACGTGACCCTGTACCCGGCCAACCTGTTCGTGACCGGGAAAGACACACTCAATCAGGCCATCAAGGAAATTCAGTTTGACATGATGCAGCAGCACGCCTACTTCGAGAAGGAAGGGCGTGATTCTGAGGCCAAGCGCATTTTGGAGCGCACCGAGTTCGACCTGGAAATGATTCGGGAGCTGGGCTATTGCTCGGGCATTGAGAACTACTCGCGCTATTTCGATGGCCGGGAGCCCGGCTCACGCCCGTTCTGCCTGCTCGACTATTTCCCCAAGGATTACCTGCTGGTAGTGGATGAAAGCCACGTGACTATGCCCCAGATCCGGGCCATGTGGGGCGGCGACCGGAGCCGCAAGGTGGCCCTGGTGGACTACGGCTTCCGCCTTCCCTCGGCCATGGACAACCGCCCGCTTACTTTCAACGAGTTTGAGAGCATGTTTCAGCAGGCAGTCTACGTTTCGGCTACGCCTTC carries:
- a CDS encoding T9SS type A sorting domain-containing protein, producing MPGLSRCVSFWFALLLILTTGTPLQAQFHSLLVQTDGSLWAWGNNAYGQLGNGTTTDQATPVRIDSGTKWKSAEAGQYYTLAIRQDGTLWAWGKNSAGQLGDGTTTNRTTPVQIAAGTKWISVSAGTGHTLAIRQDGTLWAWGDNWYGALGDGTTTPRPAPVQLLPGTTWQCVSAGDYHSAAIRADGSVWTWGNNTAGALGDGSTTQRRTPTKVASNMAFVSAGMGYVAAIDKAGTLWNWGEQSPLKTTSPNLSPTEFRPYNFPAGTKWKSVSAGAQHCLMIKTDGTLWSTGYNSFGNLGIGSRDNVVPNEVVAGTSWQTITAASYHNLAVRQDGSVWTWGYNYAGALGTATIKTVALPLPLAVAPEVAWKSYSGSGAFSAAIDTEGNLWSWGASQPFGPNFGKWYVAPTKLESTQQWDKVVTGKNYLLSIRHDGSLWAWGTVPGRYARDSYDSKTDTYVAVPVVAGTTWRTVAAGPICAWGIQQDSTLWGWGGSSGTTYTKPVVGDGTNQSRSEPVQLVAGSRWLQISASLIDYFEPYQTGYYAAAIRQDSTLWMWGYNAKGQLGMGDQGTRLAPEQVQPGTKWQSVSTGGNHTVAIAQNGTLWTWGSNEYGKLGNGTTTDSWKPIQIAASRTWKVASAGANFTVAIDEDGKLWAWGYNAEGALGNGSTINSTIPQAVASDATWQSVQAGMNHAMATRQDGKLWTWGANNYGQAGQTYYSGVPVRIGTLGLPLAVRENSATGSNTLQLTAWPLPFGSAGVQVQLHSIQPGAATVSLLDAAGRLLWQCPTYVRATATTLLLPEAGALSAGMYFLRVQQGQQQATMRLIHE
- the uvrB gene encoding excinuclease ABC subunit UvrB; protein product: MKYQLTSEFEPTGDQPQAIAQLVQGINNGEHVQVLLGATGTGKTFTMANVIAQTGKPALVLCHNKTLAAQLYGEFKTFFPNNAVEYYISYYDYYQPEAYIASTDVFIEKDLAINQEIEKLRLHCTSSLLSGRRDIIVIASVSCIYGIGNPEEFAKNVIYLAPGLRYSRNNLLYQFVQILYSRTEADFTRGSFRVKGDTVDVFPAYADYAYRIFFFGDEIESIQKIDPQSGKKLSDEKDVTLYPANLFVTGKDTLNQAIKEIQFDMMQQHAYFEKEGRDSEAKRILERTEFDLEMIRELGYCSGIENYSRYFDGREPGSRPFCLLDYFPKDYLLVVDESHVTMPQIRAMWGGDRSRKVALVDYGFRLPSAMDNRPLTFNEFESMFQQAVYVSATPSDYELTQANGVVVEQIIRPTGLLDPVIDVRPSVNQIDDLLDEVDERVKMGDRVLVTTLTKRMAEELQKYMERLGIKSSYVHSDVKSLDRVEILRQLRLGEIDVLIGVNLLREGLDLPEVSLVAILDADKEGFLRDQRSLIQTMGRAARNDRGKVIMYADRITGSMQRAMDETNRRRATQMAYNEKHGITPQTVKKSREAIMGQTSLSDYRVIEPKAYVGPSEESAMSLAAEPVVAMMTKVDLEKLIKQTEKQMEAAAKELDFLQAAKYRDELAALKQMLKMKRD